In a single window of the Zea mays cultivar B73 chromosome 5, Zm-B73-REFERENCE-NAM-5.0, whole genome shotgun sequence genome:
- the LOC100279084 gene encoding uncharacterized protein LOC100279084, whose translation MMASSSSFSSFFGIEPLDGGDGDAYRRAMDACSLCGKRLAGDRDIFMYRGDTPFCSEECRHHQMARDDFGAALKTEPRPARRGERRRRRHEAPAAAAAEPARVPLAPNVPAVVI comes from the coding sequence ATGATGGCTTCTTCCTCCTCCTTCTCTTCCTTCTTCGGCATCGAGCCTCtcgacggaggcgacggcgacGCCTACCGCCGCGCCATGGACGCCTGCTCCCTCTGCGGGAAGCGCCTCGCCGGGGACCGCGACATCTTCATGTACAGAGGGGACACGCCGTTCTGCAGCGAGGAGTGCAGGCACCACCAGATGGCCAGGGACGATTTCGGCGCGGCGTTGAAGACGGAGCCGCGTCCGGCAAGGAGAGGGGAGCGACGCCGCCGCAGGCACGAGgctcctgccgccgccgccgccgagccggccCGTGTCCCGCTAGCGCCAAATGTGCCCGCCGTTGTGATCTAG
- the LOC100280599 gene encoding S-ribonuclease binding protein SBP1 isoform 1 (isoform 1 is encoded by transcript variant 1) encodes MAVQAQYPSNLLFHDRGEPDRKKAMDMPKPPQLAGVSPAAVYFSGGGASGNNRRKRAREAMAPPPAVKEDYVNLFALQQQQQQQQQQSMPFANMALFQNQNRVSSSPSPAATALVSTGLRLAFDEQQQHLLQQQESKQTNALRYSSPPSLFASVSDELAAQAKQHEEEVDRFVREQGEQLRRAVADRLRRHNRAILVKADQSAARRLREKAAEAEREARRGAELEERLARLRGEAAAWQAKALSEQAAAVALHAQLQQAAAAARASVEELTAAAAAGDAGPAESSASAFVDPRRAGPPPDHACLACRLRPASVVLLPCRHLSLCGECFAAGDADAAMPCPVCLCVRTGSVEAILC; translated from the exons ATGGCAGTACAGGCGCAGTACCCATCCAATCTCCTCTTCCACGACAG AGGTGAGCCGGACAGGAAGAAGGCGATGGACATGCCCAAGCCGCCGCAGCTCGCCGGAGTCTCGCCGGCGGCGGTCTACTTCTCCGGCGGTGGAG CGAGTGGGAATAATCGGAGGAAGCGAGCCAGggaggccatggcgccgccgccggCGGTCAAGGAGGATTACGTCAATCTGTTCGcactccagcagcagcagcagcagcagcagcagcagtcgaTGCCGTTCGCCAACATGGCGCTCTTCCAGAACCAGAACAGAGTCTCGTCGTCGCCGTCCCCGGCCGCGACGGCGCTCGTGTCCACCGGCCTCCGCCTGGCATTCGACGAGCAGCAGCAACATCTGCTACAGCAGCAGGAGAGCAAGCAGACGAATGCCTTGCGCTATTCGTCGCCGCCGTCGCTGTTCGCCTCTGTCTCCGACGAGCTCGCCGCGCAGGCGAAGCAGCATGAAGAGGAGGTCGACCGGTTCGTCCGCGAGCAG GGCGAGCAGCTCAGGCGGGCGGTGGCCGATCGGCTGCGGCGCCACAACCGGGCGATTCTGGTCAAGGCCGACCAGTCCGCGGCGCGCAGGCTCCGCGAGAAGGCGGCGGAGGCGGAGCGCGAGGCGCGGCGCGGCGCCGAGCTGGAGGAGCGTCTGGCGCGCCTCCGCGGCGAGGCGGCGGCGTGGCAGGCCAAGGCGCTCTCCGAGCAGGCCGCCGCGGTCGCCCTGCACGCGCAGCTGCAGCAGGCCGCGGCCGCGGCGCGGGCGTCGGTCGAGGAgctcaccgccgccgccgccgcgggcgacgCCGGCCCGGCGGAGTCGTCGGCGTCGGCGTTCGTGGACCCTCGCCGCGCCGGGCCGCCGCCAGACCACGCGTGCCTCGCCTGCCGCCTCAGGCCGGCCTCCGTGGTGCTCCTCCCCTGCAGGCACCTGTCCCTCTGCGGCGAGTGCTTCGCCGCCGGCGACGCCGACGCCGCCATGCCGTGCCCCGTGTGCCTGTGCGTGCGGACGGGGAGCGTGGAGGCCATCCTCTGCTGA
- the LOC100280599 gene encoding S-ribonuclease binding protein SBP1 isoform 2 (isoform 2 is encoded by transcript variant 2), protein MDMPKPPQLAGVSPAAVYFSGGGASGNNRRKRAREAMAPPPAVKEDYVNLFALQQQQQQQQQQSMPFANMALFQNQNRVSSSPSPAATALVSTGLRLAFDEQQQHLLQQQESKQTNALRYSSPPSLFASVSDELAAQAKQHEEEVDRFVREQGEQLRRAVADRLRRHNRAILVKADQSAARRLREKAAEAEREARRGAELEERLARLRGEAAAWQAKALSEQAAAVALHAQLQQAAAAARASVEELTAAAAAGDAGPAESSASAFVDPRRAGPPPDHACLACRLRPASVVLLPCRHLSLCGECFAAGDADAAMPCPVCLCVRTGSVEAILC, encoded by the exons ATGGACATGCCCAAGCCGCCGCAGCTCGCCGGAGTCTCGCCGGCGGCGGTCTACTTCTCCGGCGGTGGAG CGAGTGGGAATAATCGGAGGAAGCGAGCCAGggaggccatggcgccgccgccggCGGTCAAGGAGGATTACGTCAATCTGTTCGcactccagcagcagcagcagcagcagcagcagcagtcgaTGCCGTTCGCCAACATGGCGCTCTTCCAGAACCAGAACAGAGTCTCGTCGTCGCCGTCCCCGGCCGCGACGGCGCTCGTGTCCACCGGCCTCCGCCTGGCATTCGACGAGCAGCAGCAACATCTGCTACAGCAGCAGGAGAGCAAGCAGACGAATGCCTTGCGCTATTCGTCGCCGCCGTCGCTGTTCGCCTCTGTCTCCGACGAGCTCGCCGCGCAGGCGAAGCAGCATGAAGAGGAGGTCGACCGGTTCGTCCGCGAGCAG GGCGAGCAGCTCAGGCGGGCGGTGGCCGATCGGCTGCGGCGCCACAACCGGGCGATTCTGGTCAAGGCCGACCAGTCCGCGGCGCGCAGGCTCCGCGAGAAGGCGGCGGAGGCGGAGCGCGAGGCGCGGCGCGGCGCCGAGCTGGAGGAGCGTCTGGCGCGCCTCCGCGGCGAGGCGGCGGCGTGGCAGGCCAAGGCGCTCTCCGAGCAGGCCGCCGCGGTCGCCCTGCACGCGCAGCTGCAGCAGGCCGCGGCCGCGGCGCGGGCGTCGGTCGAGGAgctcaccgccgccgccgccgcgggcgacgCCGGCCCGGCGGAGTCGTCGGCGTCGGCGTTCGTGGACCCTCGCCGCGCCGGGCCGCCGCCAGACCACGCGTGCCTCGCCTGCCGCCTCAGGCCGGCCTCCGTGGTGCTCCTCCCCTGCAGGCACCTGTCCCTCTGCGGCGAGTGCTTCGCCGCCGGCGACGCCGACGCCGCCATGCCGTGCCCCGTGTGCCTGTGCGTGCGGACGGGGAGCGTGGAGGCCATCCTCTGCTGA